A single window of Pseudomonadota bacterium DNA harbors:
- a CDS encoding DUF192 domain-containing protein, protein MVSFYRGDKKILCRFRVELATTPEEHSRGLMFRKYLDSNAGMLFIFDDDDIRFFWMKDTLIPLDIIFINSRLEVVDIHSFAKPMDEMT, encoded by the coding sequence ATGGTTAGTTTTTATAGAGGTGATAAGAAGATTTTGTGTCGCTTTCGAGTTGAGCTTGCTACTACACCTGAGGAGCACTCAAGGGGGCTAATGTTTAGAAAATATCTTGATTCAAATGCGGGTATGCTCTTTATCTTCGATGATGATGATATAAGGTTTTTTTGGATGAAAGACACTTTAATCCCTCTTGATATAATATTTATAAACTCCAGATTGGAGGTTGTGGATATTCATAGTTTTGCAAAACCCATGGACGAGATGACT
- a CDS encoding DedA family protein, whose amino-acid sequence MELIKIFVDFFMHIDIHLSTVIQNYGLWTYLILFFIIFCETGLVATPLLPGDSLLFAAGTFAAKGSLDVSWLFIILSIAAVAGDTVNYWIGYFVGPKVFHRENVRFLNREYLNRTHQFYEKYGGKTIIIARFIPIIRTFAPFVAGIGSMTYWRFISYNVVGGIAWIAVFVFAGFYFSNMPVVKDNFTLVILAIIFISILPGIIEFLRHRYKSVNS is encoded by the coding sequence ATGGAGTTGATTAAGATCTTTGTCGATTTTTTTATGCATATTGATATTCATCTCAGTACAGTTATTCAAAATTATGGTCTCTGGACATATTTGATACTTTTTTTCATAATATTTTGTGAAACAGGTCTGGTGGCAACTCCTCTTTTACCAGGAGATTCTCTGCTTTTTGCTGCAGGAACTTTTGCTGCCAAGGGTTCACTGGATGTATCATGGTTATTTATTATTCTCTCTATTGCAGCCGTGGCAGGAGATACAGTGAATTACTGGATTGGATATTTTGTTGGTCCAAAGGTTTTTCATAGGGAAAATGTTCGTTTCCTGAATAGGGAATATTTGAACCGCACCCACCAGTTTTATGAAAAATATGGTGGAAAGACTATCATTATCGCAAGATTTATTCCTATTATCAGAACATTTGCACCATTTGTGGCAGGAATCGGTAGTATGACATACTGGCGGTTTATCAGCTACAATGTTGTGGGAGGTATTGCATGGATTGCTGTCTTTGTGTTTGCAGGTTTTTATTTTAGTAACATGCCTGTTGTAAAAGATAATTTTACCCTTGTTATACTTGCTATCATCTTCATCTCAATTTTACCCGGTATAATTGAGTTTTTACGCCATCGTTATAAATCAGTGAATAGTTGA
- the htpX gene encoding zinc metalloprotease HtpX — protein MNQMKTFFLMVVLTVIFVALGSLIGGRTGAYIAFFIAFIMNFISYWFCDKIVLKMYGARPVTESEAPQLYSIISSLSQKSSIPMPRVYIIENESPNAFATGRNPSNGVVAVTTGILRILNRDELEGVLAHEISHITHRDILIQTVAATLAGAITMIANWARFAAFFGGGGSDDDEGGGNIVSVIIFSMLAVFAAMLIQLAISRSREYLADDGGAKLSGNPLFLSNALKKLHAGVAYNPMNDANPSTAPMFIVNPFTAKGVLSLFSTHPPIEERIRRLEDMAYRR, from the coding sequence ATGAATCAGATGAAAACCTTCTTCTTAATGGTTGTTTTAACTGTAATATTTGTAGCCTTAGGAAGTTTAATAGGCGGCAGAACCGGTGCTTACATAGCCTTTTTCATCGCCTTTATAATGAACTTCATAAGTTACTGGTTTTGTGACAAAATAGTCCTTAAAATGTATGGCGCAAGGCCAGTAACAGAAAGTGAAGCCCCACAACTATACAGTATAATCTCATCCCTTTCACAAAAGTCATCCATTCCTATGCCAAGGGTCTACATAATAGAGAACGAGAGTCCAAATGCCTTTGCAACTGGTAGAAACCCGTCAAATGGGGTTGTTGCTGTCACAACTGGAATATTGAGAATATTAAATAGAGACGAACTTGAAGGAGTTCTTGCCCACGAGATTTCACACATAACGCACAGGGATATACTTATACAAACTGTAGCTGCAACCCTCGCAGGGGCAATTACAATGATTGCAAACTGGGCACGCTTTGCAGCCTTTTTTGGTGGAGGAGGCAGCGATGATGATGAAGGCGGTGGGAATATCGTAAGCGTAATCATATTCTCAATGCTTGCAGTCTTTGCTGCTATGCTTATACAACTTGCCATTTCAAGGTCAAGGGAATATCTTGCTGATGATGGAGGGGCAAAGCTTTCTGGCAACCCTTTATTCCTTTCAAATGCATTAAAGAAATTACATGCAGGGGTTGCATATAATCCCATGAACGATGCAAACCCATCTACAGCGCCTATGTTTATAGTCAATCCATTCACTGCAAAAGGCGTATTATCACTTTTCAGCACTCATCCTCCAATAGAAGAAAGGATCAGAAGATTGGAGGATATGGCATATAGAAGATAA
- the rsmB gene encoding 16S rRNA (cytosine(967)-C(5))-methyltransferase RsmB, translated as MEDNFGNTFRALSIKIIKKVEEGFFLDDTIDDYFSRYNLSDTQKGLVYEITSGVVRWKGYLNWVLSQYVEKEIKKDIRYILWISLYQIAFMKKAHYHIVNETVEYSKKEKGKKVGNFVNAVLRKFVMEKNNLPRPPLRSDLKNGVHSSLFTIHSLSITYSFPEWLVERWFKRFGQKGTERLLSVLNKTPDFAIRINLKRITRDEVIHHFESKGIKTRNGIFLESALHIDKLGPVLKDELFKKGLISIQDEASQLVGWSIQPQDGNSILDACAGLGTKTQQIKEYSHNSFIVAMDKEIKRLKLIKKGTNLVKGDALNRPFRKEAFNIILLDAPCSSLGIIRKHPEIKWRRKEKDIINFGNYQLDLLKTLWDSLKTGGYLIYSVCSFEPEETLNVIERFKKEKKFILENPLPFLFNKKYFLSLPHETGMDGFFIARLKKL; from the coding sequence ATAGAAGATAATTTTGGAAATACCTTTAGAGCACTATCTATCAAGATAATAAAAAAGGTTGAAGAAGGTTTTTTTCTTGATGATACAATAGACGACTATTTTTCAAGGTATAACCTCTCAGATACACAAAAGGGCTTGGTATATGAAATCACTTCAGGTGTGGTGAGATGGAAAGGCTATCTTAACTGGGTGCTCTCCCAATACGTGGAAAAAGAAATAAAAAAGGATATAAGATACATTTTATGGATAAGCCTTTACCAGATAGCCTTTATGAAAAAGGCACATTACCATATAGTAAATGAAACAGTAGAGTATTCAAAAAAAGAAAAGGGTAAAAAGGTTGGAAATTTTGTGAATGCAGTGTTGAGAAAATTTGTAATGGAAAAAAATAATCTCCCCCGTCCTCCATTGCGCTCTGATTTAAAGAATGGGGTTCACAGTTCACTATTCACTATTCACAGCCTATCAATAACCTATTCATTTCCAGAGTGGCTTGTGGAAAGATGGTTTAAAAGATTCGGGCAGAAGGGAACAGAGAGACTTCTTTCTGTTCTGAACAAAACACCGGACTTTGCAATTAGAATAAACCTCAAAAGGATTACAAGGGACGAGGTGATACATCACTTCGAAAGTAAAGGCATAAAGACAAGAAATGGGATATTCTTAGAATCAGCTCTCCACATAGATAAATTGGGACCCGTATTAAAGGATGAGCTTTTCAAAAAAGGCCTTATCAGCATTCAGGACGAGGCATCCCAGCTTGTTGGTTGGTCAATACAACCACAAGATGGTAACTCAATACTGGATGCCTGTGCAGGGTTGGGAACAAAAACCCAGCAAATAAAAGAATATTCCCATAACTCGTTTATTGTAGCTATGGATAAGGAAATAAAAAGATTAAAATTAATAAAAAAAGGAACAAATCTGGTCAAGGGGGATGCCCTGAACCGTCCTTTTAGAAAAGAGGCTTTCAACATCATACTACTTGATGCCCCCTGCTCGTCACTTGGCATTATAAGAAAACATCCAGAGATCAAATGGCGAAGGAAAGAAAAGGATATTATCAACTTCGGTAATTATCAGTTGGACCTTTTAAAAACTTTATGGGATAGCCTTAAAACAGGCGGTTATTTGATATACAGTGTCTGCTCTTTCGAACCAGAGGAAACCCTGAATGTTATAGAAAGGTTCAAAAAGGAAAAAAAGTTTATACTTGAAAATCCCCTTCCGTTCCTGTTTAATAAAAAATACTTTTTATCCTTGCCCCATGAAACAGGTATGGATGGTTTTTTCATAGCAAGGCTCAAAAAATTATGA
- a CDS encoding PASTA domain-containing protein, with amino-acid sequence MKWIKVSLYFAVPIIMFILSAYLTIDILLKKQENTICPDVRGKNVEEAKRLIESKGLTLSVLRYERRNDVPYNHITVQKPEANIPIRKGRTVNVLVSEGPELVGVPMLAGQPLQHAEEILNERHIGIEKTIYVPHAKTGMVIAQIPKGGESMLEGKKMVLFIGSEQKTYYLMPDINDANVLQFIEEMDTKKIKYKTTIEKGGHITPGSKIRTSISPKTIFNGEDEILININLGG; translated from the coding sequence ATGAAGTGGATAAAGGTTTCCCTATATTTTGCTGTACCCATAATAATGTTTATCCTTTCTGCATATCTGACAATAGATATTCTGCTCAAAAAACAGGAAAACACAATATGTCCGGATGTGAGGGGAAAAAATGTTGAGGAAGCTAAACGCCTAATTGAAAGCAAGGGGCTCACACTAAGCGTTTTGAGATACGAAAGAAGAAACGATGTTCCATACAACCATATAACAGTGCAAAAACCCGAGGCAAACATACCTATAAGAAAAGGACGAACAGTAAATGTACTTGTATCAGAAGGACCAGAACTTGTTGGAGTTCCGATGCTTGCAGGGCAACCGCTCCAACACGCTGAAGAAATATTGAACGAAAGGCATATTGGGATAGAAAAAACTATATATGTACCGCATGCAAAAACAGGAATGGTAATCGCCCAGATACCTAAGGGCGGTGAAAGCATGCTTGAGGGAAAAAAGATGGTACTCTTTATAGGCAGTGAGCAAAAAACATACTACTTAATGCCCGATATAAACGACGCAAACGTCCTTCAGTTCATAGAAGAAATGGATACAAAAAAGATTAAATATAAAACAACCATTGAAAAAGGTGGGCACATTACCCCGGGGTCTAAAATTAGAACATCCATATCCCCAAAAACTATCTTTAATGGAGAGGATGAAATTTTAATAAATATTAATCTTGGAGGATGA
- the rpe gene encoding ribulose-phosphate 3-epimerase codes for MRRVQIAPSILSCNFLNLEKEIKDVEKAGADLIHIDVMDGHFVPNITIGPMIVEAIKKISSTYLDVHLMIDNPETFVENFIQAGADIVTIHAEVDSHIFRTIDIIKSNGRKAGVSLNPSTPLSSIEYIINELDLILIMTVNPGFGGQKYIPSMEEKIKKARRMIDKTGKKIDLEVDGGIKARNAKKVADAGANILVMGTEIFHSKNYKEKIQEIRKRLKG; via the coding sequence ATGAGGAGAGTTCAGATAGCCCCTTCTATTCTGTCATGCAATTTTTTAAACCTTGAGAAAGAAATAAAAGATGTTGAAAAGGCTGGTGCAGACCTTATACATATTGATGTAATGGACGGTCACTTTGTCCCTAACATAACAATCGGGCCAATGATCGTAGAAGCAATAAAAAAGATTTCTTCCACCTATCTCGATGTCCATCTGATGATAGACAACCCGGAAACCTTTGTAGAAAATTTCATACAGGCAGGGGCAGATATTGTTACCATCCACGCAGAGGTTGATTCCCATATTTTTAGAACTATAGATATCATAAAATCAAATGGTAGAAAGGCAGGGGTATCTTTAAACCCATCTACCCCGCTTAGCTCTATAGAGTACATTATAAATGAACTTGATCTCATTTTAATAATGACAGTCAACCCGGGTTTCGGTGGGCAAAAATATATCCCATCTATGGAAGAAAAAATAAAGAAAGCAAGAAGGATGATAGATAAAACAGGGAAAAAGATAGACCTTGAGGTGGATGGCGGTATAAAAGCCCGCAATGCAAAAAAGGTAGCGGATGCAGGAGCAAATATACTCGTCATGGGCACAGAGATATTCCATAGTAAAAATTACAAAGAAAAGATACAGGAAATAAGAAAAAGGTTAAAAGGATAA
- a CDS encoding DUF3786 domain-containing protein — protein sequence MELKKQKAYIRVFEIACNELLNSNLQKQLNNAGLKFETQGNKYNIKIPYFDEIIAMMAPGFSFKSSRGANITLVTKIIILHYINAASGVPLGADRIPYEDIPGCRAYTPVFISRVAKPLQSAFGHNKHAFLEAGISIGGKEEDFGDASFTLHTLPKVPITFILWEGDEEFPSSVKTLFDPSIPGYLPLEDIVVISKLAATRIIKKAKLKYMDEVIE from the coding sequence TTGGAACTGAAAAAACAAAAGGCATATATAAGGGTTTTTGAGATTGCATGTAATGAACTGTTAAATTCCAACCTTCAAAAACAACTTAATAATGCAGGGTTAAAATTTGAAACACAGGGCAATAAATATAACATAAAGATACCTTATTTTGATGAGATTATCGCAATGATGGCACCCGGATTTTCTTTCAAAAGCTCGAGGGGAGCAAATATTACCCTTGTAACAAAGATTATCATATTACACTACATTAATGCTGCATCTGGAGTCCCTCTTGGAGCTGACAGGATACCTTACGAAGACATACCAGGCTGCAGGGCATATACACCCGTTTTTATTAGCAGGGTCGCAAAACCGCTACAGTCTGCTTTTGGACACAACAAACATGCCTTTCTTGAGGCAGGCATATCCATTGGAGGAAAAGAAGAAGATTTTGGAGATGCGTCATTTACCCTCCACACACTCCCAAAAGTTCCTATTACCTTTATCCTGTGGGAAGGGGACGAAGAATTCCCTTCCTCTGTAAAGACCCTTTTTGACCCTTCCATCCCCGGATACCTTCCCCTCGAAGATATAGTGGTGATATCAAAACTTGCTGCCACCAGAATAATAAAGAAGGCAAAACTCAAATATATGGATGAGGTAATAGAATAA
- a CDS encoding SPFH domain-containing protein has protein sequence MGTNNIIFLEVIEWFDNTGKEIVHRIPEEGSGEIKFGAQLVVRESQSAVFFYNGKAYDAFGPGRHTLTTANIPIITKILSLPWGLKSPLRAEVYFTNMKVFPNLTWGTRDPVAFKDSELGLIRLRAFGVFNIRVIQPTLFINSLVGTQGVYTTGEIEEYLSKVIVSRFNDYLGEKLDSIFKLPGQYDAISEGLKKVLEEDFSHFGLMLSNLYINSITPPLEVQKAIDDKSRLNVFDDLNKLLKMKAAMAMESAAQSQGEAGAGLGMGLGFMMPAMFADAIRSAQVQKAEDTIKCPDCQNSIPVDAKFCPSCGHQLLVFQQCSKCGKNMPPHAKFCSVCGQPAEQKPLPKKCPHCGTENLPGSIFCNQCGEKI, from the coding sequence ATGGGAACCAATAACATTATCTTCTTAGAAGTTATTGAATGGTTTGACAACACAGGAAAAGAGATCGTCCACAGGATTCCTGAAGAAGGCTCTGGAGAAATAAAATTTGGGGCACAGCTCGTTGTCAGGGAAAGCCAGTCAGCTGTTTTCTTCTATAATGGAAAAGCTTATGATGCCTTTGGTCCAGGGAGACACACACTCACTACAGCAAATATTCCTATCATTACCAAGATATTAAGCCTGCCCTGGGGTTTAAAAAGCCCGCTCAGGGCTGAAGTCTATTTTACCAACATGAAGGTATTCCCTAATTTAACCTGGGGTACAAGAGATCCGGTTGCTTTCAAAGATTCAGAATTAGGATTGATTCGTCTCAGGGCTTTTGGGGTCTTCAATATAAGGGTTATACAACCAACCCTGTTTATTAATAGCCTTGTTGGGACACAGGGTGTGTATACTACAGGAGAGATTGAGGAATATCTGAGCAAGGTAATCGTTTCCCGATTTAATGACTATCTTGGAGAAAAGCTTGATTCTATTTTTAAACTTCCCGGGCAGTATGATGCAATATCAGAAGGGCTTAAGAAGGTTCTTGAAGAGGATTTCAGTCACTTTGGCCTTATGCTCTCAAACCTTTACATTAATTCAATTACACCACCATTGGAAGTTCAAAAGGCTATTGATGATAAAAGCCGGCTGAATGTATTCGACGACCTGAACAAGCTTTTAAAGATGAAGGCCGCCATGGCGATGGAGAGCGCTGCCCAATCGCAAGGCGAAGCAGGAGCAGGACTCGGTATGGGGCTTGGTTTTATGATGCCTGCAATGTTTGCCGATGCTATAAGAAGCGCCCAGGTTCAGAAAGCAGAGGATACAATCAAATGTCCGGACTGTCAGAATTCAATCCCTGTTGACGCTAAATTCTGTCCATCCTGCGGCCACCAGCTACTCGTATTTCAACAGTGTTCAAAGTGCGGTAAGAACATGCCACCCCATGCAAAATTCTGTTCAGTATGCGGACAGCCTGCTGAGCAAAAACCCCTTCCTAAGAAATGTCCCCACTGCGGAACAGAAAACCTGCCAGGGTCTATATTCTGTAATCAATGCGGTGAAAAGATATAA
- a CDS encoding nitroreductase family protein produces MLTIKEAIEQRRSIRKFKPDPVPDEHITALLDAARLAPSGSNAQPWRFKIVKDRETKVKLTQAAYGQSSIVEAPVVLVCCADIEGYLNGTVSGIQDLGKIGIVEDRIVKIILDRTEQMKTMTIEQISPRIAFNVAIAIEHIILRALDFGLGTCWIRLIDEKKIRDIFGWNHNIYVVALLPIGYPDESPAPRKRLNLKDILID; encoded by the coding sequence ATGCTTACAATTAAAGAGGCAATCGAACAAAGACGCAGTATAAGGAAGTTTAAGCCTGATCCTGTTCCAGATGAGCATATAACTGCTCTATTGGATGCTGCCAGACTTGCCCCCTCCGGCTCTAATGCCCAACCATGGCGTTTCAAGATCGTTAAAGATAGGGAAACAAAGGTGAAATTGACACAGGCAGCCTATGGGCAATCCTCTATTGTCGAAGCCCCTGTGGTATTGGTTTGCTGTGCAGATATAGAGGGCTATCTAAATGGCACGGTTTCCGGTATTCAAGACCTTGGAAAGATAGGTATTGTGGAAGACAGGATAGTTAAGATAATTCTTGACAGGACTGAACAGATGAAAACCATGACCATAGAACAAATCTCCCCCAGGATAGCCTTCAATGTTGCAATAGCTATAGAACACATTATACTTAGGGCCCTGGATTTCGGATTGGGGACCTGCTGGATCCGGTTGATTGACGAAAAAAAGATCAGGGATATCTTTGGCTGGAATCACAACATTTATGTTGTTGCTTTGCTGCCTATAGGCTATCCGGACGAGTCTCCTGCACCGAGAAAAAGGTTAAACCTTAAGGATATATTAATTGATTAA